Proteins encoded together in one Salvelinus fontinalis isolate EN_2023a chromosome 6, ASM2944872v1, whole genome shotgun sequence window:
- the LOC129858436 gene encoding lysine-specific demethylase 2B-like has product MSKLQLLNLYATERPTVAAALEIAVAKETTIAESHEEVYHLKEENGRLRRLLDLVFKPEIRLHRADSHQLTHLISEEVPPEQQHCGQEWSPSLIQEDPVPTQIKEEQEELRTSQEEEQLQGPFDTKDSIFTSPFVESDCDQENPSQPSHLYQTQTVEDRERGSLLTNTSIEIKTEPDGEDYRVSEPASDSQPLSALTPDCSAAPTENKKSDDEVESGGLQSGSKTLESKRKQIENGERFHTSAGGRTATMLPNLTSSRQTYTAPNCKVKHGKCEPCRRTEDCAQCDFCKDMKKFGGPSKTRQKCRLRQCDVHAPEMLRVKDEEFDVSGLRSRESLRRGGHPSDDSENEMECDEAARPSL; this is encoded by the exons ATGTCTAAGCTACAGTTGTTGAACTTGTATGCTACTGAACGACCAACAGTGGCTGCTGCTCTAGAGATAGCCGTAGCCAAAGAGACAACCATAGCAGAGTCGCATGAAGAAGTCTACCATTTGAAGGAGGAGAATGGCCGTCTACGAAGACTGTTGGATTTGGTTTTCAAGCCAGAGATAAGGTTACACAGAGCAG ATTCCCACCAGCTCACTCACCTCATATCTGAAGAGGTTCCCCCTGAACAGCAGCACTGTGGGCAGGAGTGGAGCCCCAGTCTGATTCAGGAAGACCCAGTGCCCACACAGAttaaagaggaacaggaggaactCAGGACCAGTCAAGAGGAAGAGCAGCTTCAAGGGCCCTTTGATACCAAAGACTCCATATTCACTTCTCCCTTTGTGGAAAGTGACTGTGATCAGGAGAACCCATCTCAGCCCTCACATCTTTACCAAACCCAAActgtggaggacagagagaggggttctctACTCACCAACACATCTATAGAGATCAAAACAGAACCTGATGGAGAGGATTACAGAGTATCAGAACCAGCCAGTGACTCTCAGCCCCTCTCTGCACTAACTCCAGACTGTTCTGCAGCGCCGACTGAAAACAAGAAAAGTGATGATGAGGTGGAGAGTGGAGGACTACAATCAGGGTCTAAGACACTCGAATCAAAGAGAAAACAGATTGAGAATGGAGAAAGGTTCCATACCAGTGCTGGAGGCAGGACGGCCACTATGCTGCCCAATTTGACATCCTCTAGGCAAACGTATACTGCTCCTAATTGCAAG GTGAAGCATGGGAAGTGTGAGCCATGCAGGAGGACTGAGGACTGTGCTCAGTGTGATTTCTGTAAAGACATGAAGAAGTTTGGAGGACCCAGTAAGACCAGACAGAAGTGCAGACTCAGGCAGTGTGACGTCCACGCTCCGG aaatGCTGCGTGTGAAGGATGAGGAGTTTGACGTGTCTGGCTTGAGGAGCAGGGAgagcctgaggagaggaggacatcCGTCTGACGACAGTGAGAATGAGATGGAGTGTGATGAAGCTGCACGCCCGTCACTATAA
- the LOC129858438 gene encoding uncharacterized protein LOC129858438 isoform X1 has protein sequence MSNVTLQAEQNNTDLSTFIPVKMSKLQLLNVYVTERLTAAVAEISVAVDRTVVELYEEISRSKEENNRLRRLLDLFFFNPEIKLYRADPQQLTFLKSEEDVPTEQQDCEQEWRVRLIHEGPEPRLIKEELLTSQEEDELLGLLDTKDSIFTSPFVESDCDQENPSQPSHLYQTQTVEDRERGSLLTNTSIEIKTEPDGEDYRVSEPASDSQPLSAVTPDCSAAQSENRKSDDEVESGGLQSGSKTLESKRKQTKKGERFHTSAGGRRGKSKKRSNRMCGKCEPCRRTEDCAQCDFCKDMKKFGGPSKTRQKCRLRQCDVHAPGESIPCSVDSIYILQTLLSRVAYRAIRVKCIAQGHIDRLNPRAG, from the exons ATGTCAAATGTAACGTTACAGGCTGAGCAGAATAATACGGATTTATCGACTTTCATTCCGGTCAAAATGTCTAAACTACAGTTGCTGAACGTGTATGTTACCGAACGACTAACAGCGGCAGTTGCAGAGATATCCGTGGCGGtcgacagaacagtagtagagTTGTATGAAGAAATCTCCCGTTCTAAGGAGGAGAATAACCGTCTGCGAAGGCTGTTGgatttgtttttttttaaccCAGAGATAAAGTTATACAGAGCAG ATCCCCAGCAGCTCACTTTCCTCAAATCTGAAGAGGATGTTCCCACCGAGCAGCAGGACTGTGAGCAAGAGTGGCGAGTCAGGCTGATTCATGAGGGCCCAGAGCCCAGACTGATTAAAGAGGAACTGCTTACCAGTCAGGAGGAAGATGAGCTTCTAGGGCTCTTGGATACCAAAGACTCCATATTCACTTCTCCCTTTGTGGAAAGTGACTGTGATCAGGAGAACCCATCTCAGCCCTCACATCTTTACCAAACCCAAActgtggaggacagagagaggggttctctACTCACCAACACATCTATAGAGATCAAAACAGAACCTGATGGAGAGGATTACAGAGTATCAGAACCAGCCAGTGACTCTCAGCCCCTCTCTGCAGTAACTCCAGACTGTTCTGCAGCTCAGAGTGAAAACAGGAAAAGTGATGATGAGGTGGAGAGTGGAGGACTACAATCAGGGTCTAAGACACTCGAATCAAAGAGAAAACAGACAAAGAAAGGAGAAAGGTTCCATACCAGTGCTGGAGGCAGGAGGGGTAAATCCAAG AAGCGTTCGAACCGTATGTGTGGGAAGTGTGAGCCATGCAGGAGGACTGAGGACTGTGCTCAGTGTGATTTCTGTAAAGACATGAAGAAGTTTGGAGGACCCAGTAAGACCAGACAGAAGTGCAGACTCAGGCAGTGTGACGTCCACGCTCCGGGTGAGTCCATTCCATGCTCAGTTGACTCCATTTACAttttgcagacgctcttatccagagtggctTACAGGGCAATTAGGGTTAAAtgcattgctcaagggcacatcgacagattgaatcccagagccggCTAG
- the LOC129858438 gene encoding uncharacterized protein LOC129858438 isoform X2, with product MSNVTLQAEQNNTDLSTFIPVKMSKLQLLNVYVTERLTAAVAEISVAVDRTVVELYEEISRSKEENNRLRRLLDLFFFNPEIKLYRADPQQLTFLKSEEDVPTEQQDCEQEWRVRLIHEGPEPRLIKEELLTSQEEDELLGLLDTKDSIFTSPFVESDCDQENPSQPSHLYQTQTVEDRERGSLLTNTSIEIKTEPDGEDYRVSEPASDSQPLSAVTPDCSAAQSENRKSDDEVESGGLQSGSKTLESKRKQTKKGERFHTSAGGRRGKSKKRSNRMCGKCEPCRRTEDCAQCDFCKDMKKFGGPSKTRQKCRLRQCDVHAPEMLRVKDEEGRRILRRGGHPSDDSENEMECDEAARPSL from the exons ATGTCAAATGTAACGTTACAGGCTGAGCAGAATAATACGGATTTATCGACTTTCATTCCGGTCAAAATGTCTAAACTACAGTTGCTGAACGTGTATGTTACCGAACGACTAACAGCGGCAGTTGCAGAGATATCCGTGGCGGtcgacagaacagtagtagagTTGTATGAAGAAATCTCCCGTTCTAAGGAGGAGAATAACCGTCTGCGAAGGCTGTTGgatttgtttttttttaaccCAGAGATAAAGTTATACAGAGCAG ATCCCCAGCAGCTCACTTTCCTCAAATCTGAAGAGGATGTTCCCACCGAGCAGCAGGACTGTGAGCAAGAGTGGCGAGTCAGGCTGATTCATGAGGGCCCAGAGCCCAGACTGATTAAAGAGGAACTGCTTACCAGTCAGGAGGAAGATGAGCTTCTAGGGCTCTTGGATACCAAAGACTCCATATTCACTTCTCCCTTTGTGGAAAGTGACTGTGATCAGGAGAACCCATCTCAGCCCTCACATCTTTACCAAACCCAAActgtggaggacagagagaggggttctctACTCACCAACACATCTATAGAGATCAAAACAGAACCTGATGGAGAGGATTACAGAGTATCAGAACCAGCCAGTGACTCTCAGCCCCTCTCTGCAGTAACTCCAGACTGTTCTGCAGCTCAGAGTGAAAACAGGAAAAGTGATGATGAGGTGGAGAGTGGAGGACTACAATCAGGGTCTAAGACACTCGAATCAAAGAGAAAACAGACAAAGAAAGGAGAAAGGTTCCATACCAGTGCTGGAGGCAGGAGGGGTAAATCCAAG AAGCGTTCGAACCGTATGTGTGGGAAGTGTGAGCCATGCAGGAGGACTGAGGACTGTGCTCAGTGTGATTTCTGTAAAGACATGAAGAAGTTTGGAGGACCCAGTAAGACCAGACAGAAGTGCAGACTCAGGCAGTGTGACGTCCACGCTCCGG AAATGCTGCGTGTGAAGGATGAGGAGGGCAGGCGgatcctgaggagaggaggacatcCGTCTGACGACAGTGAGAATGAGATGGAGTGTGATGAAGCTGCACGCCCGTCACTATAA